The nucleotide window CCTCAGTCATTAAATTCGCAAGATCAACAAGGAAAACTGCTATCCAGAGCATCAGAATTGTGTATTCAGCTGCAGGCACGTTTGGCAAATTCGGATAACAAGTAGATAATCAAGAAAGGTAGAGATTTTCATTAGgggcaattaaaaaaaaattaggatttgttaAACAAGTTCTCTTCAATCTACTTGTGAAAAATGCAGTTGTATTGGTCAAGCCATATTGTGTGGAATTGTGTACTTTATACGTAACAAGCAACTCAATTTATTTAGTACAGGATTTGTATAAAATTTCAGTGGAGCAGCAAGAATAGGTTCATTAATTATTGCTTTAAAAATGCAAATTACACTTAACACTTTGCTATTAAAACCTAATAACATGAAGTATTGgggaatcacagttgaatcctACTATCCTACTCTTTAGAGGAAGATTTGTAAGATGCTTCAGCGCGGGCTTCTTCCAACTTCATCAAAAGTTCCTTCACAAAATGTGTGTTTGTCCCATGAGTAATCCTTAGTATATCCACTGCCTTGGTCAGTGATTTCACGGCTTCCTCTGTTTCTCCCAGATACCTGTATATTAGGCCCAATAACCTCGCTATCAAGTAAAAATTAACAAAGCCTTTCACCCGCTAGGTAGACCAAAAGAACAGAACAGAGTTTCTTGCTTAGAGATATCTTTTCCCTAAACCCTACAACACATCTCATGATATATAAGACTCTTGCAGATGCTCCATcaagttaaaaaagaaaaaactttaACACAACCCTATACCCAGTTTAAGACTAAAAGAGTTTAGAGTTGAAGCTTCAGTTGAGAGATTCTAACCATTCAAGTTTTCCACATGTATAGTACTGCAAACCGAGTAGAGGGTGAATAGCTGGATATGCACCTGCAATGGAGTAAAGTAGTTCAGAAATGGATATAAGCAATTAATGGTAAACTTCATACCTAACAGGCAAAGCAATTCGGGAAGCCGAACTATGATAAATATAGTTAAGATGGTTTAGGTTTTGCACCATTCTAGtcacttaaattatacatagCACATGCACATACTTTGATAGACTGGTATGGTCAATTTGCAGTATGCTAAAGCCTCACTCCAATGTTCCAGCTCCATCAATGACTGCAGAGGACAAAAACATCATATTATTCCATCCATTATTTCAGAGTTGTAACATAAATTATCGAGCAAACATTGTTACATCGCGTGCCAACAAAGAACAAGCCCTTTAATGTAGAGATATGAGATAGCACAAGACCAgaggtttttagtttttatttggcaaagaaaaagaaatcataATAGAAGTTATGCAAGATATTACATAATAAGCAAATAATAGCAGAATAGACAGCGAACTAGAAAGAGGAGCCAACCTTCAAAATCTTCTCTCGAGTTCGCATCAAGCTGATGGAGAAAGGATGATAGAGTTTTGTTTGCAGTTTCTCAATCATTTTATATATGGAAATAGCTTCTTGATAATCTACAAGTAGTGAAGGAGTTGACTTCTTGCCTTAATATTTAAGGTGCTAGCTAATTGCATTATAAGTTTTTCTGTttgttttgataaaataatgACACTGTAAGTTCTTCTGAGAAACAATTAGAGGATACAGCCGGCAGATGAAAGCTTAGAAGCTTCTTCCTCTGATAGTGAATTTATCTCGGTTGCAGTTTTCTTTATCTCTTCCTTTTCCCTAACCAGACCACATTGTTGGCATTGGAATCCTTTTCCATCTTCAAATTCAGCAAATTatttggaaaaagaagaaatgtcATTGATAAGAAAGATATAAAACCACCAGGCAGGTTGCCTATCACTCTCTATCTTAGATCTCATTCTTGTTCATAAGGGGAAGATGTAACatgaaattacaaatttaatagcCAGTAAATGATGATAATGTTTTTCTTCAACATATTTGACATTTATGATGGCCATAGTCAGTCACATACCAGTAGTACGAAGCAAGAAACCatcacatttttcatttttacatCTGTATCCTTCTAGAATTGCACTTTCTCGGATATCATCATACTGGCCCTTCAAAACTAACTTAACTGAATTAGCCAATGACAGCATGTGAGTTTTACTGAAATATACCATGctatgaatcaaagaagaagaTCTTGTGTGTAAATGATCTAGCAGGTACCAGTTTAGAACAGCGAGGACATGTACAATTGAATAGGTACTGCTCTTTGAGAGCTTTCTGTCGAGTCATAGTGCTTCCAGCAGTCTCTATGTAACTTATTAGTacctttaaaaataaagaaaactgtAAGCATTCAATTCGCTGCACAAATACCAGTAATTCATATTTGTACCAAGGCAAGACAAAGCAATACATACCTCACTACCTTTGGGAACATGTTGCACAGCTCGAACTGACGCTGACCTTCCCTCAAAAACCAACACAGAATTGGGCAAGCAGCTATATGGCATAGCCATCATTAGAAGACTAACAAGAAAAAGTAGGATGACAgcgctttttattttattttaacccCACCTGTGATTGATAATGGAAATAACGGGATACAATCCTGTTCCCAATGGTCTCAACTCGCTGTCACAAATGGTATGTGCATTGCATGCAAACTGCAGGATTAGAAGGATCTGACCTTAGAATGGTTTCATCAGAGTCTCAATTCTACATAATGTATGTACCACATAAAGACAACTTTTTCATCAATCCAGAGTGCTGTAAGTGATTTTTCCAAGACAACAACATAGAACAATTACATAAGCAAAATTAGGTTTGAGGAACAACCTTAGAAAAATTTTCTGCAATCTCTTTTATATTGATTTCAGGCCACTGTAGTATCACGTTTACTAGATTAGCCATCTGTGCATACAGCAGCAGTTGCTCCTTGGTGATGTCAGACATGTCTTCATGGAAGAGAATGTTAAAGAGAACAATGACTATGGAAATgttataaatgaaaaaaaaaagtatatataaaaaaaatctaacttCATTACATTGAAAGTTAGAAGAcaagataaatattaaaaggATACGAGACACTAAAGCCTCCACCAAGTTGTAGTTGTCCATAACAGTGCTTGGTATGATCTGGcaataaaatgaataataaacCAATTTCTCTTAGCTGACCAATGTTCAGATCAATGGTTGAAAAATGCTTTCCAGATCACAGAAGAAAGTTACTGAAGGCATAAATAGGAACTTTAGGCCTAATTAAGTCCTCAAGTGCATTTGAAAGAAGCAGAATATATCACCAAGGTAAAGAATAATGGCATTCTACAATTTGTAGATAAAGCAAAACAATAAGCAAATTTAAGCAGGGATAGATTCTAGCAAAGCAATGTCCACTGCTATTCAATACTAACTTCTTAGTCTCCAATTACTAACTGCAGTGATTACCAAACAAATTACTAAGATTCTTACCAACAGAATACTATGAAACATATTACCAGAAATGATGGCCTTTTACTTTGACATCACTAATAAATTAGGAACTGCGAATACCGGTACGTccataaaacaagaaaaggaagtATAGGCTACATAATGTCAGTCACCAGTTGTATACATTCACCTTCTCATTTTGCAGTTTCCTTCGAAGATAAAGTTTAACCATCAATCGAATGGATGGTGTGACAAATTTTTTCTTGTCATTGTCTAGCCTAGAGAGGACCTCGCATTCAAGACGATGAAACTTCCACTCTAACTTCTGCAattcataaaaagaaaaatgtacaTAAAAGTTAAAAGCTGAAGCAGCTATCAGCTGAGGTAAGAGATGAAGCCATCAGTTAACAAAAACCTGATATTCCTTATAAGTAACAAAAATTTCAGCATCATCAAGAGTTTATACCCTAAACACATTTTAATGCTTTTCTGACCAATGTCAAATTGAtcgaaaatgaaaaattttgactaGAAAAACAAAACCTTTTTAAGTTTAACTGAAGCATGAGGGGCAGCAAAACATGGAAGCTGtgattaaaatacaataaatgcAGCAAACCTGACAAGAGGTTCCACAGTACCACACAACTTGGCACCGTGAGCATTTCTTAAGGTTAGTTGTTGTAAAACATCCTTCGCACCTTTTCTGAACTGAGTTGTTGTTTGGAACACAAACATAAGGCTCTTGACTTATGATTACCTCCCCTGCAAACACCAAAATCCCGCATTTAAATTCCTaacaaaacaaagagaaaaagtaGCAAGCAAGTACTACAATACAAACTAGCAATACAACTCAgcttggagagagagagagagagagagagagagagagagagagaagctcaCCAGGGTAAAAATCCTTTGTTACAAAGAGGGAACGACCCTTTTCTGGGACACTGGAAACTGTTAAGTTGCGATCCACAAGAACACTCTGCAAATCCTCCATTACTCTCTAGAACCACCTCTCTTTGCTTTCTGCTTTTGATTACTCTCTTCGCTCCAATTTCGTTATCGACGCCTTGGGTCAACCCGACCCGAAAATAAAACCCCCATACCCAATTGATATGATCCTATCAAAACCGGGTCTTGTTTTAAACGAACTTGGAGAAAAAGAAACGTTTCGACAAAGTTGAAGACTTGAAAAAGAAACGGAGCGTAGGTTGATGCTGTTGCGGGTTCTTCTCTTTCACTCTCTGCTGCGTTATCCTTCGTTGAGATCAAAACCAGTGAACAAAACAAGCGTTTCTTACTGCTACTGCAATAATCTCTCTGCATCCACGTTCATGGCGTCTTCAGGTTCGGTCACCATCGCTTTCTGTTCTTACAAAAACGTTGCTAAACAATTGGgtaattaaaaagtttaaagcTTTGCAATTGGGTAGTTAAAAAGCTCAAAGCTTCACTGTATCTAATTTGAGGGGTGATATCAAACTCTTATCATTCATTGAGCAATTAAGGATGTGTTTATAGTTCGGATCTTTTGataaaaattgaagaagctAAAGTTTGAAGCTTTCAATCAAATGAAGTAACTTCCCATActtttttgctctttttttttagtAGTGGATTGCAGCACACTGGTTTTATGCGGTAAATCATTGGCAGAGATAGAAGCTGCTAAAGCTATTAAGAGCAGTAACACTCTCAAGCTCCCTGACAATGAAGAATTATCAATTGTTTTGCAATCAGAATTGGATGGTGAAAATGTTATGAGAAGGTCCTTCAATGTTGATTCTTTCATGAATTCTCTTTGCACTGATACATTTGGCAGGCTTCTTGTTTGGTCGCCGCGGTTAGCTTCTACACATGA belongs to Arachis duranensis cultivar V14167 chromosome 8, aradu.V14167.gnm2.J7QH, whole genome shotgun sequence and includes:
- the LOC107460787 gene encoding histone-lysine N-methyltransferase ASHR1 isoform X1 codes for the protein MEDLQSVLVDRNLTVSSVPEKGRSLFVTKDFYPGEVIISQEPYVCVPNNNSVQKRCEGCFTTTNLKKCSRCQVVWYCGTSCQKLEWKFHRLECEVLSRLDNDKKKFVTPSIRLMVKLYLRRKLQNEKIIPSTVMDNYNLVEALVSRILLIFILSSNFQCNEVRFFLYILFFFIYNISIVIVLFNILFHEDMSDITKEQLLLYAQMANLVNVILQWPEINIKEIAENFSKFACNAHTICDSELRPLGTGLYPVISIINHSCLPNSVLVFEGRSASVRAVQHVPKGSEVLISYIETAGSTMTRQKALKEQYLFNCTCPRCSKLGQYDDIRESAILEGYRCKNEKCDGFLLRTTDGKGFQCQQCGLVREKEEIKKTATEINSLSEEEASKLSSAGYYQEAISIYKMIEKLQTKLYHPFSISLMRTREKILKSLMELEHWSEALAYCKLTIPVYQSAYPAIHPLLGLQYYTCGKLEWYLGETEEAVKSLTKAVDILRITHGTNTHFVKELLMKLEEARAEASYKSSSKE
- the LOC107460787 gene encoding histone-lysine N-methyltransferase ASHR1 isoform X2, whose amino-acid sequence is MEDLQSVLVDRNLTVSSVPEKGRSLFVTKDFYPGEVIISQEPYVCVPNNNSVQKRCEGCFTTTNLKKCSRCQVVWYCGTSCQKLEWKFHRLECEVLSRLDNDKKKFVTPSIRLMVKLYLRRKLQNEKIIPSTVMDNYNLVEALVSHMSDITKEQLLLYAQMANLVNVILQWPEINIKEIAENFSKFACNAHTICDSELRPLGTGLYPVISIINHSCLPNSVLVFEGRSASVRAVQHVPKGSEVLISYIETAGSTMTRQKALKEQYLFNCTCPRCSKLGQYDDIRESAILEGYRCKNEKCDGFLLRTTDGKGFQCQQCGLVREKEEIKKTATEINSLSEEEASKLSSAGYYQEAISIYKMIEKLQTKLYHPFSISLMRTREKILKSLMELEHWSEALAYCKLTIPVYQSAYPAIHPLLGLQYYTCGKLEWYLGETEEAVKSLTKAVDILRITHGTNTHFVKELLMKLEEARAEASYKSSSKE